A portion of the Chloroflexota bacterium genome contains these proteins:
- a CDS encoding iron ABC transporter permease yields the protein MKKSALLEKLSTINIGGLVLRVFLVWFVIAFLIYPNANILLNVFYKNGEFSTEVFGKLLSSERAMRSLLNSFILAISLTISVNVVGTLLVLFTEYFDIKGAKILKAAYMTTLIYGGIVLATGYKFIYGETGLMTRFLVSILPGLDPTWFKGYWAVMFIMTFACTSNHMLFLTNAVRAIDYQVIEAARNLGASFGTIMVRIILPLLKPTFFAISILTFLTGLSALSAPLIVGGTEFQTINPMIITFASSTYSREIAALLAIILGIATILLLTVMNKIEKGGTYISIAKTKSKMTKQKIESPVANALAHGLAYLLFLIYATPIVLVVIYSFTQSVNIKTGVIAVENLTIENYVNLVTQPNAFKPYVVSMLYSIFAAIGVAAIALAVSRLLHKSSGKLANLLEYSMLIPWLLPSSLIAVGLMLSYDAPNILVGNTVLIGTAFILLLGYTIVKLPFSLRMIKAAFFAVEGSLEEAAQSLGASAFYTFRRVVLPIILPSVLAVVVLNANSLLADYDLTVFLYHPLLQPLGIVIKAASDETATINAQAMSFVYAVILMVIAATALYVTRGREDSAAKS from the coding sequence ATGAAAAAATCCGCCCTGTTGGAAAAACTGAGTACCATCAATATCGGAGGACTCGTTCTTCGCGTGTTCTTGGTCTGGTTTGTGATCGCTTTTCTGATCTACCCCAATGCGAATATCCTCCTCAACGTGTTTTACAAGAATGGCGAATTCTCCACCGAAGTGTTTGGCAAGCTGCTTTCCTCCGAACGCGCCATGCGCAGCTTGCTCAACAGTTTTATTCTCGCCATCTCACTCACCATTTCCGTCAACGTCGTTGGAACCTTGCTCGTTCTATTCACGGAATATTTCGACATCAAGGGCGCTAAAATCCTCAAAGCCGCCTACATGACAACGCTCATTTATGGCGGCATCGTTTTGGCGACCGGTTACAAGTTCATTTACGGCGAAACCGGGTTGATGACGAGATTTCTCGTAAGCATTCTCCCAGGACTGGATCCGACCTGGTTCAAGGGCTACTGGGCGGTGATGTTCATCATGACGTTTGCCTGCACGTCGAATCACATGCTCTTTCTGACGAACGCCGTCCGCGCCATTGACTACCAGGTTATCGAGGCAGCGAGAAACCTGGGAGCTTCGTTTGGAACGATTATGGTTCGCATCATCCTGCCCTTGCTCAAGCCGACCTTCTTTGCCATCAGTATTCTCACGTTTTTGACGGGCTTGAGTGCCTTGTCTGCGCCCTTGATTGTCGGCGGCACCGAATTCCAAACCATCAATCCGATGATTATTACATTTGCCAGTAGTACGTACTCTAGAGAGATCGCCGCTCTCTTGGCAATTATCTTAGGCATTGCGACGATTTTGTTGCTGACCGTCATGAACAAGATCGAAAAGGGCGGGACCTATATTTCGATTGCCAAAACCAAATCCAAAATGACCAAGCAGAAAATCGAATCGCCGGTCGCCAACGCGTTGGCGCATGGGCTTGCCTATCTGCTGTTTCTGATTTATGCCACCCCGATTGTGCTGGTTGTGATCTATTCCTTTACCCAATCTGTGAACATCAAGACCGGTGTAATCGCGGTTGAGAATCTGACAATCGAAAACTATGTGAACCTGGTAACACAGCCGAATGCGTTCAAGCCCTATGTCGTCAGCATGCTGTATTCTATCTTTGCCGCGATTGGCGTCGCTGCGATTGCACTCGCGGTCTCTCGTCTCCTCCATAAATCCAGCGGCAAATTAGCGAACCTACTCGAGTACAGCATGCTCATTCCGTGGCTCTTGCCTAGCTCGTTGATTGCGGTTGGGCTGATGCTCTCGTATGATGCTCCGAACATCTTGGTGGGCAACACTGTGCTGATTGGCACAGCGTTTATTCTCTTGCTGGGGTACACCATCGTCAAGCTTCCATTTTCCTTACGCATGATCAAAGCCGCGTTTTTTGCTGTTGAAGGAAGTCTCGAAGAAGCGGCGCAGAGTCTCGGGGCAAGTGCTTTCTACACTTTTCGCCGAGTGGTTCTACCGATTATTCTACCTTCGGTGCTTGCAGTGGTTGTCCTGAATGCGAATAGTCTGCTCGCTGATTACGACTTGACGGTCTTCCTGTACCATCCGCTCCTGCAACCGCTTGGGATTGTGATCAAAGCCGCCAGCGATGAAACGGCAACGATAAATGCACAGGCGATGTCCTTTGTCTATGCGGTTATTCTCATGGTCATCGCCGCGACAGCATTGTACGTGACGCGGGGCAGAGAGGATTCTGCCGCCAAGTCTTGA
- a CDS encoding glycosyltransferase family 4 protein → MPSPQVVYSVNHRLGGGGMGNSVLEMLIGLHQAGLLKQAIVSSSKTDRLPRVFITDLGFLGRLQKRLAIYDPSGWYLNYLESVFFDQWASRVMQPCQVFSSWTGICATSLRIARQRGAQTILGLGSAHPRTVLNLVNREREQWGMSSQFATPHLRRIENEMALADQLVVQSRFSQATLLERGIPAEKITRLSLGVNVERFCPAADVPATPFRVLFLGQVMLRKGIQYLLKAWKRLGWRDAELWVVGKVMSDARPVLQRYADLPGLKLVGYVPDQLSVLQRAHVFIAPSVEDGFGLVVVEAMACGLPVVVSNHTGAADLIENGANGLVIEYDQVEHYARALETLRANPGLARRMGQAARALALQHTWDAYREQLVRLHLNASA, encoded by the coding sequence ATGCCGTCTCCGCAAGTGGTCTACTCAGTCAACCATCGGCTCGGCGGCGGCGGGATGGGCAACAGCGTGTTAGAGATGCTGATCGGTCTTCATCAAGCTGGATTGCTTAAACAAGCGATTGTCAGCTCGTCCAAAACGGATCGGCTGCCGCGCGTGTTCATCACCGATTTGGGATTCCTGGGACGCCTTCAAAAACGCTTGGCGATTTATGATCCAAGCGGCTGGTATCTGAATTATCTCGAAAGCGTTTTCTTCGATCAGTGGGCAAGCCGCGTGATGCAACCGTGCCAGGTGTTTAGCAGTTGGACCGGCATTTGCGCGACGAGTTTGCGGATCGCACGACAACGTGGCGCGCAGACTATCCTGGGTCTCGGATCCGCCCATCCGCGCACTGTGCTCAACTTGGTGAACCGCGAACGCGAACAGTGGGGCATGTCGTCCCAGTTTGCAACTCCCCATTTGCGGCGCATCGAAAATGAAATGGCTCTCGCTGATCAACTCGTCGTGCAATCTCGATTTAGCCAAGCCACGCTCCTCGAGCGCGGAATTCCGGCGGAGAAGATTACGCGCCTTTCACTGGGTGTGAATGTCGAACGATTTTGTCCAGCCGCGGATGTGCCCGCCACGCCGTTCCGCGTTTTGTTCCTGGGTCAGGTCATGCTGAGGAAAGGGATTCAGTACCTACTCAAAGCGTGGAAACGATTGGGCTGGCGCGATGCCGAGTTGTGGGTCGTCGGCAAGGTGATGTCGGACGCGCGTCCGGTTTTACAACGATACGCGGATTTACCCGGCTTGAAATTGGTCGGCTACGTACCCGATCAATTGTCCGTACTGCAAAGGGCGCATGTTTTTATCGCGCCATCTGTCGAGGATGGATTCGGATTGGTGGTGGTCGAAGCGATGGCGTGCGGATTACCGGTCGTCGTTTCGAATCATACCGGCGCGGCGGATTTGATCGAGAACGGGGCGAACGGTCTGGTTATCGAATACGACCAGGTTGAGCACTATGCGCGCGCGTTGGAAACTCTGCGCGCAAACCCAGGTTTGGCGCGCCGCATGGGGCAAGCCGCGCGCGCGCTTGCGCTCCAGCATACGTGGGACGCGTATCGGGAACAGTTGGTTCGATTGCACTTGAATGCTTCGGCGTGA
- a CDS encoding ABC transporter ATP-binding protein: protein MIEFNNIEIKYGNFVAIPDLNLVIQRGEFFTFLGPSGCGKTTTLRSLVGFIRPTRGTIQIDHRDITNDPVEKREIGMVFQSYALFPTMNVFENIAFGLRVKKLNKAEVRQRVFEIARKIDLGEEQLFKNVSQLSGGQQQRVALARAMIMQPKIICLDEPLSNLDAKLRIGLRGELKKLQRDLGITTLYVTHDQEEALTLSDRLAVFNNGKIEQVGTPFEIYNRSASRFVCEFIGDINTLHENIIREINTQLSKQLDPEKEGFIRLETISLERKDGLARLSGIVKDSEYDGVFTKYHFEVLGQTLKSIEKNDGVVLFEQGSQVDLFINPATVMQY from the coding sequence ATGATTGAATTCAATAACATCGAGATCAAGTACGGCAATTTCGTTGCGATTCCAGACCTCAACCTCGTGATTCAGCGAGGAGAGTTTTTTACTTTCCTGGGTCCATCGGGTTGTGGCAAAACGACCACGCTGAGAAGTTTGGTGGGGTTCATTCGCCCCACGCGCGGGACGATTCAGATAGATCATCGAGACATTACGAATGATCCCGTGGAAAAGCGGGAAATCGGAATGGTCTTTCAGAGTTATGCGCTTTTTCCCACGATGAATGTTTTTGAGAACATCGCCTTTGGCTTGCGCGTCAAGAAATTGAACAAGGCGGAAGTTCGGCAGCGCGTGTTTGAGATTGCCCGCAAGATCGATCTGGGCGAAGAGCAACTCTTTAAGAATGTATCTCAGCTTTCCGGCGGTCAGCAACAACGCGTGGCATTGGCGCGCGCCATGATCATGCAACCCAAAATCATCTGTCTGGATGAGCCACTATCGAACCTTGACGCCAAGCTCAGGATTGGTCTGCGCGGCGAACTGAAAAAGCTGCAACGCGATCTCGGTATCACGACCTTGTATGTGACGCATGACCAAGAAGAGGCATTGACCCTTTCCGATCGGCTTGCCGTTTTCAATAATGGCAAGATTGAGCAGGTTGGCACCCCATTCGAGATTTACAACAGATCCGCGTCGCGCTTCGTCTGTGAATTCATCGGCGATATCAACACCCTGCACGAGAATATCATTCGAGAAATCAATACGCAATTGTCCAAACAACTTGACCCAGAGAAGGAAGGGTTTATCCGGCTCGAAACGATTTCTTTGGAACGGAAAGATGGGTTGGCTCGCTTGAGCGGGATCGTGAAAGACTCGGAATATGACGGTGTATTCACCAAGTACCACTTTGAAGTGCTGGGACAAACGTTGAAGAGCATCGAAAAGAATGACGGCGTTGTCCTATTTGAACAGGGCAGTCAGGTTGATCTCTTTATCAATCCAGCTACAGTAATGCAATATTAG
- the udk gene encoding uridine kinase, giving the protein MMYNASVRPVLIGVAGGSGSGKTTVSRTILDTVGRDRIAYLQHDAYYCDRSQLPMAERAQINYDHPDSLETDLLVAHLKELRAGRAVESPLYDFARHVRRPESKHIEPRAVILVEGILIFVDRALRDLFDIKIFVDTDSDVRFIRRLQRDIAERGRTMESVIAQYEETVRPMHLEFVEPSKRYADLIIPEGGFNQIAIDMVVARINAMLDHR; this is encoded by the coding sequence ATGATGTATAATGCAAGCGTGCGACCCGTATTGATCGGCGTCGCGGGCGGTTCCGGTTCCGGCAAGACTACGGTCTCGCGCACGATTCTCGATACTGTTGGACGTGATCGCATCGCGTATCTGCAACACGACGCGTACTATTGCGACCGGAGTCAACTGCCAATGGCGGAGCGCGCCCAGATCAATTACGATCATCCCGATTCGCTCGAAACGGACTTGCTCGTCGCGCATCTCAAGGAATTGCGCGCGGGACGCGCGGTCGAATCGCCGCTGTACGATTTTGCGCGCCACGTGCGCCGCCCCGAATCCAAACACATCGAACCGCGCGCGGTGATCCTGGTCGAAGGCATTTTGATTTTTGTGGACCGCGCGCTCCGCGATCTGTTCGACATCAAAATTTTCGTGGACACCGATTCCGACGTGCGATTCATTCGCCGTCTGCAACGTGACATCGCCGAACGCGGGCGCACGATGGAATCGGTCATCGCACAGTACGAAGAAACCGTGCGCCCGATGCATCTCGAATTTGTCGAGCCGAGCAAACGCTACGCCGATCTCATCATTCCGGAAGGCGGCTTTAATCAAATCGCGATTGATATGGTCGTCGCGCGGATCAACGCGATGTTGGATCATCGTTAA
- a CDS encoding extracellular solute-binding protein translates to MPTIKDIAKLAGVSHGTVSNVMNKKGIVSIKKIKQVEDAARALGYQRSAQASQLRQGHNRFVGVIIPDLKETTYVDLFTSLGHYLRKFDYNVNVYFTRNMPHAEEIVLEQVRSLNPDYVVVVSSLVTNDGVYDEKNRFIFVDRFVAKAPKNALFISFDFEKAGFEIGERVIADGHRNIALFCGIQEFSDEKKFQIGLDKALEKSSCTLHVFRGDYALAFSTAFDILSMKEEIDAIVTPNAERVEHLQSAISFIPNRVLPAIYSVSNTDILPIENIVNYELNYKMLGRKIGQYILKSNQKGRVDKNYFQSPHDGFRFRFPRIHVANTNRQVKFLTLASPTSEALRKILSRCSLQTGITVELTELNYDELYRATERMTAGSSYDLIRLDLLWLSDLGRQLFSPLNMDSPELKTIVSEFSLNISSEYFKIGKTVYSLPFDPSVQMLYYRADLFEDVKIKREFYERHRRQLTVPESVEEYCEVARFFTKEYNPNSPTDFGASLVFGAALTAACDYLPWFLAHGGKIFDKHGHVVINTSAAKKALENYIDMLNYTEHTTNMWWRKALENFALGNTAMVSSFSNHASHMVLGQGSQVVGKIGFAAIPGGHPLLGGGVVGISKDSQKYEECLQVLKWIYQANISSIITYLGGNSPCQNVYENEDLQTLYPWIKGIDDGLGIGRRRNEDRRNPRFSDLKFETILGAAVRNVAMGTVDIDTALKEAQGLLDHEFNERH, encoded by the coding sequence ATGCCAACCATTAAAGATATCGCCAAGTTAGCCGGTGTGTCGCATGGCACCGTGTCCAATGTCATGAACAAAAAGGGAATCGTTAGCATCAAGAAGATCAAGCAGGTCGAAGATGCGGCGCGCGCCCTGGGTTACCAACGAAGTGCGCAAGCAAGTCAGTTGAGGCAAGGGCACAATCGCTTCGTCGGCGTCATCATTCCTGACTTGAAAGAAACAACCTATGTGGACCTGTTTACGAGTCTCGGACATTACTTACGCAAATTCGACTATAATGTGAACGTGTATTTCACCCGGAATATGCCGCACGCGGAAGAGATCGTCCTCGAACAAGTGCGGTCACTGAATCCGGACTATGTGGTCGTTGTCAGCTCGCTCGTCACGAATGACGGCGTCTACGACGAAAAGAATCGTTTTATCTTCGTCGATCGATTCGTTGCCAAGGCGCCTAAGAATGCACTCTTCATTTCTTTTGACTTCGAAAAGGCCGGTTTTGAGATTGGCGAAAGGGTCATCGCCGATGGTCACCGGAACATTGCCCTATTCTGTGGAATTCAAGAGTTCTCTGACGAAAAGAAATTTCAAATCGGTTTAGATAAAGCCCTAGAGAAAAGTTCATGCACCTTGCATGTTTTTAGGGGAGACTATGCCCTAGCTTTCAGTACTGCCTTTGACATTCTTTCAATGAAGGAGGAGATCGATGCAATTGTTACACCCAACGCTGAAAGGGTGGAGCACTTGCAATCAGCGATCAGCTTTATACCGAATCGAGTACTGCCCGCGATTTATTCCGTATCCAACACGGATATTCTGCCCATCGAGAATATTGTCAATTACGAACTAAACTACAAAATGCTGGGGCGGAAGATCGGGCAATACATTCTGAAATCAAACCAGAAGGGTCGCGTTGACAAGAACTATTTCCAATCGCCCCATGACGGGTTTCGGTTTCGGTTCCCGCGTATTCATGTCGCGAACACAAATCGACAGGTGAAATTTTTGACCCTTGCCAGCCCGACCTCTGAGGCATTGAGAAAAATCCTGTCACGCTGTTCGTTGCAAACCGGCATCACGGTCGAGTTGACCGAATTGAATTACGACGAATTGTACCGCGCCACCGAACGAATGACCGCAGGATCGTCTTACGATCTCATTCGCCTGGATCTCTTGTGGCTCTCCGATTTGGGCAGGCAGCTATTCAGTCCACTGAACATGGATTCACCAGAGCTGAAAACGATCGTGTCGGAGTTTTCCCTCAATATCTCGAGCGAGTATTTCAAGATCGGAAAGACTGTGTATTCGCTGCCATTTGATCCAAGTGTCCAAATGCTGTACTACCGCGCAGACCTGTTCGAGGATGTGAAAATCAAACGGGAGTTCTACGAACGACATAGACGACAGCTCACAGTGCCGGAGAGCGTCGAGGAATATTGCGAGGTGGCAAGGTTCTTTACGAAAGAGTACAATCCGAACTCGCCCACCGATTTTGGCGCAAGCCTCGTGTTCGGCGCGGCACTCACCGCCGCATGCGATTATCTTCCTTGGTTTCTAGCACATGGCGGCAAAATTTTCGACAAGCATGGTCACGTCGTGATCAATACGTCAGCTGCAAAGAAGGCACTGGAAAACTATATTGACATGCTCAACTACACCGAACACACAACGAATATGTGGTGGCGGAAAGCACTCGAAAACTTTGCCTTGGGCAATACGGCGATGGTGTCGTCGTTTAGCAACCACGCCTCTCACATGGTGCTGGGGCAAGGCTCCCAAGTTGTCGGCAAGATCGGCTTTGCCGCCATTCCCGGTGGGCATCCTTTGTTAGGTGGCGGCGTAGTTGGCATCAGTAAGGATAGTCAAAAGTATGAAGAGTGCCTTCAGGTTCTGAAATGGATCTATCAAGCGAATATCTCTTCGATCATCACCTATCTTGGCGGCAATTCGCCATGCCAGAACGTCTACGAAAACGAAGATCTTCAGACGTTGTACCCTTGGATTAAAGGCATCGATGACGGTCTGGGCATTGGTCGGCGGCGAAATGAGGACCGCCGCAATCCAAGGTTTTCTGATTTAAAGTTCGAGACGATTCTGGGTGCAGCGGTGCGCAATGTTGCGATGGGTACCGTTGATATTGATACAGCCCTAAAAGAGGCGCAAGGATTGCTCGATCACGAGTTTAATGAGAGACATTAG
- a CDS encoding FkbM family methyltransferase — protein MLTFLMERYNHTPVWLQRFLRHWLVMPGKRFLSRGVINQDGFVIAKRLDQSVPFLLWRHKCYEPALSTLFRQYLRPGDTFIDVGANVGYFTLLGSSCVGPSGHVHSFEPNPRVLDELKRNVALNQFDQVAINNIALSNCAGKVPLYIAPEMDSGLSSMRRTSALLTETQTVPAITLDEYIESNGIGKIRAVKIDVEGAELLVLQGARTGLTGSFKPDFIALEFVQQHLAFFGHSRNSVIDFLANLGYELGMLIQDPSSPGRIASWHAHDQLEDGTLIARLIE, from the coding sequence ATGCTTACCTTTTTGATGGAGCGGTACAATCACACGCCAGTGTGGCTTCAAAGATTTCTACGTCATTGGCTGGTCATGCCCGGCAAACGTTTCTTGAGTCGCGGTGTGATTAATCAAGATGGTTTTGTGATTGCCAAGCGGCTTGATCAATCGGTTCCATTTCTTTTGTGGCGGCATAAATGTTACGAACCGGCTCTCTCGACGTTGTTCCGCCAATATCTTCGCCCCGGCGATACGTTCATTGATGTCGGCGCGAACGTTGGCTATTTTACCCTGCTTGGCTCATCGTGCGTCGGACCCAGTGGGCATGTTCACAGTTTCGAGCCGAACCCGCGTGTGTTAGACGAATTGAAGCGTAACGTCGCGCTCAATCAATTTGACCAGGTTGCTATCAACAACATCGCACTCTCCAATTGTGCTGGGAAGGTCCCGTTGTATATCGCGCCAGAGATGGACAGCGGGTTATCTTCGATGCGGCGCACAAGCGCTTTACTCACCGAGACGCAAACCGTTCCCGCGATTACCCTGGACGAATACATCGAATCGAATGGCATCGGGAAAATTCGCGCGGTGAAAATAGATGTCGAAGGAGCCGAGCTGCTAGTTTTGCAAGGGGCGCGTACCGGGCTGACTGGCTCCTTCAAACCCGACTTCATCGCGCTTGAATTTGTCCAACAACATCTTGCTTTCTTTGGGCATTCGAGAAACAGTGTAATTGATTTTCTTGCCAATTTAGGTTACGAACTGGGAATGCTAATCCAAGACCCAAGCAGCCCCGGACGGATCGCGTCTTGGCATGCCCACGATCAATTGGAAGATGGCACACTCATTGCTCGGTTGATCGAGTAA
- a CDS encoding DegV family protein, translated as MSHVRIVTDSTASLPPDLARELDIAIAHAFINFPDGSFREGLDLTESEFYAKLTASPALPTTSVPPPLAFEEIYRALGETGAPIISIHLSSRLSGMVNAATAAARDLPQFDITIVDSLAVSMGLGWLTLIAARMARERMSVAEIIARLDDAIPRVRLLTALDTLENIRRSGRITFPQAFIGTLLDIKPILEVRRDGIHPLDKVRTRRAALDRLVELATDLAPFEELAVLHANAPARADELRARLAAIHPTERILVTEAGAILGTHAGPGAIAFTGIVAKK; from the coding sequence ATGAGCCATGTTCGTATCGTCACCGATAGCACGGCGAGTTTGCCGCCTGATTTGGCGCGCGAGCTCGACATTGCCATCGCGCACGCCTTTATCAATTTTCCGGACGGATCCTTCCGCGAAGGGCTTGACCTAACCGAATCCGAATTCTACGCCAAACTCACTGCCAGCCCCGCGTTGCCAACCACGTCGGTTCCGCCGCCGCTCGCGTTCGAGGAAATCTATCGCGCGCTCGGCGAAACCGGCGCGCCAATTATTTCGATTCATTTGTCGAGTCGCCTGAGCGGAATGGTGAATGCGGCGACCGCCGCCGCGCGCGATCTCCCGCAGTTCGACATCACGATTGTGGATTCGCTCGCGGTTTCGATGGGACTCGGTTGGCTCACGCTGATTGCCGCACGCATGGCGCGTGAAAGGATGAGCGTCGCAGAAATCATCGCGCGACTTGATGATGCGATTCCGCGCGTCCGTCTATTGACCGCGTTGGATACGCTCGAAAATATTCGGCGCAGCGGTCGCATCACGTTTCCGCAGGCGTTCATCGGCACACTGCTCGATATCAAACCCATCCTCGAAGTGCGCCGCGATGGCATCCATCCGCTAGATAAAGTGCGGACGCGCCGCGCCGCGCTCGACCGCTTGGTCGAACTGGCGACCGACCTGGCGCCGTTCGAAGAACTCGCGGTGCTTCACGCGAATGCGCCCGCGCGCGCCGACGAGTTACGCGCGCGTCTCGCGGCGATTCACCCAACCGAACGGATTCTCGTCACCGAAGCCGGCGCGATCCTGGGCACGCACGCCGGACCGGGCGCGATCGCGTTTACCGGCATCGTCGCAAAAAAATAG
- a CDS encoding extracellular solute-binding protein, with protein sequence MVACAPAATPPPTAAPTSAPALSTAVPTKAAAQPTAAPTKALVAGDKTLIVYTNSGSDGRGDWLKERAAKDGYQIEYLQLGAGDLTNRLVAEKNNQIADLVFGLNALEYEKLKKQNMLHKYEPAWAKEVDMAFGDKDGYYYPIVVQPLILAYNPKFVSKETAPKDWTDLSKPEYKDKYAILALGGGTAKTILAGIIVRYADPNGKYGISDKGWEAIKGFIQNGHIVATGEDYWGNAISGTRPMFMMWGSGLLQNEKDRKVDFDFMTPEIGVPFVVEQVAIFTNSKKTALAKEFVDWFGSAKIQSEWSAKFGSTPAHPEALKNSAPEVKALMAAVKPQKMDWSFVASNIDKWMEKIELEYVK encoded by the coding sequence ATGGTCGCTTGCGCGCCAGCCGCCACCCCGCCACCCACTGCTGCGCCCACCAGTGCGCCAGCACTTTCGACGGCGGTTCCAACTAAAGCCGCCGCACAACCGACAGCCGCCCCTACCAAGGCACTGGTCGCCGGCGACAAAACGCTGATTGTCTACACTAATTCAGGATCGGATGGTCGTGGCGATTGGCTGAAAGAACGCGCCGCCAAGGACGGCTACCAAATCGAATACCTGCAGCTTGGAGCCGGTGACTTGACGAACCGACTGGTCGCTGAAAAGAACAATCAGATTGCTGACCTGGTCTTTGGTCTCAACGCTTTGGAATACGAAAAACTGAAAAAGCAAAACATGCTGCACAAGTATGAGCCGGCATGGGCGAAAGAAGTAGACATGGCATTTGGCGACAAAGATGGATACTATTATCCCATCGTCGTCCAACCTTTGATCTTGGCTTACAACCCCAAATTTGTCAGCAAGGAGACTGCACCGAAGGATTGGACGGACCTGTCCAAGCCGGAGTACAAAGACAAATATGCGATCCTCGCTCTCGGAGGTGGCACAGCCAAGACCATTCTTGCAGGTATCATCGTGCGTTACGCCGATCCCAATGGCAAGTACGGCATTTCCGACAAGGGCTGGGAAGCGATCAAGGGTTTCATCCAAAACGGTCACATCGTCGCCACGGGTGAAGACTATTGGGGCAACGCCATCAGTGGTACTCGTCCGATGTTTATGATGTGGGGCAGCGGATTGTTGCAGAATGAAAAAGACCGCAAGGTAGATTTCGATTTCATGACTCCCGAGATTGGCGTTCCCTTTGTGGTGGAGCAAGTCGCGATCTTTACCAACAGCAAAAAGACCGCACTTGCCAAGGAATTCGTGGACTGGTTTGGTTCCGCGAAAATCCAATCGGAATGGTCAGCCAAATTCGGTTCGACGCCGGCGCACCCCGAAGCCCTGAAAAACTCTGCGCCCGAAGTGAAAGCGTTGATGGCGGCAGTCAAACCGCAAAAGATGGATTGGAGCTTCGTCGCCAGCAACATCGACAAATGGATGGAAAAAATCGAGCTAGAGTACGTCAAGTGA
- a CDS encoding sulfite oxidase-like oxidoreductase: MDNPLDKVLRLKRANPTRPFDSKEGRLPPGQYLTDKFPVLHYGSTPGFDPKTWDFKIWGLVENPVRLTWEEFLKLPTERITTDIHCVTRWSKLDTTWEGVPWSWVMENAKPKPEAIYIMAHCEFDFTANVPLDELLNDENVLLAYKYDDKPLEPDHGYPLRLLVPHLYFWKSAKWLRGIEFMANDRAGFWEGYGYHMRGDPWTEERFS; this comes from the coding sequence ATGGATAATCCACTCGATAAAGTACTGCGCTTGAAGCGCGCGAATCCGACGCGCCCCTTCGATTCGAAAGAAGGTCGGCTTCCGCCGGGACAATACCTCACCGACAAATTTCCGGTATTGCATTATGGAAGCACGCCGGGGTTTGATCCGAAAACCTGGGATTTCAAAATCTGGGGCTTGGTCGAAAATCCGGTTCGCTTAACCTGGGAAGAATTTCTGAAGCTGCCGACCGAACGAATCACGACCGACATTCACTGCGTCACGCGCTGGAGCAAGCTCGATACGACGTGGGAAGGCGTCCCGTGGTCGTGGGTGATGGAAAATGCAAAGCCCAAGCCCGAAGCGATATACATCATGGCGCACTGCGAATTTGATTTTACAGCAAACGTCCCTTTGGATGAACTCCTGAATGACGAGAATGTGCTGTTGGCATATAAATATGATGACAAACCACTCGAACCGGATCATGGCTATCCGTTGAGACTGCTGGTGCCTCATCTATACTTTTGGAAATCGGCGAAATGGTTGCGCGGCATCGAGTTCATGGCGAATGATCGCGCGGGGTTTTGGGAAGGGTACGGGTATCACATGCGCGGCGACCCGTGGACGGAGGAGCGATTTTCATAG